The genome window AAACGCGTCGCGTCCAGGCGGATCGTTTGTACGTTTCTTTTTGTCCGAATCGTTTGCGTTCCTCGTTGACTGACGCGTTCGGGGAAACGCGTTGCGAAAAggattcatatttttttttttttttttgttcgtttAATTAATAGAACGCCTATCGGTACGCACCTTGGGAAATCTGTGATATGATAAGACACGATTTTACTCGCTCCTTCGCGCACGAGATTTCGCTTCTTGCACACGTTGGTTCTTTCATGGGGTACGCACCGACATGGTGGAGCGAGAGATTACACGCCACACACACGCAAACACATATACACGGCGCCTTCCTGTGTGTCGGGGAAATATCGTAACGCGCGATGTCCCTCGAAAGTTTGGTATCCAATGCCCAATTTGAACCACAAAAATGTTTCAGTGCTCACAAAATGATTCAATATTTTCCAAGTTGCAGGTGTTGATCAGCGAATCTTGATCTTCCAGGTGTTGTTTTCTTAAATGAAACACTCTATACAGGTGGATGTATCTCTCATCAGACTTGGACATGCAGTTTTAATATTTCCATCTTCTTGTCAATATTCGATAACTTCTACTTAGAATTAAAGTTCCCTCGATTCTATCAGCCAAGTTTGTATATTCTAGACTAGCATTTCAACCATCATGAGTGCTCAGACTTTCGAGAGGTAGCGTATGTTTGTCAATTGTAAGTGAACATGTCCCGATAACAGTCACAATTTTTGCTATCAGAACTTCCTGGATTCTGATAGAATTATTCGATTACACGTCTAAAGCGAACACAGTGATGACTCTCTTCTTGCACTCGAATCGAGACCGCCAGATCGATCTCTCATATAGAGAGGGTAgttgcaagtatccctaacggAGATTTTTTGCAAGAAGCGGGCCGTTGTTGTCTTCGCGCCGACAGACAAAGAGCCGTGCACCAATGTACACACAGACACAATGGGGTTTCGTGCAATTCTACGGTGGTAGGACATATTTTTAGTACGGGGCGTGGGGTGGGCGGCACATAGGAAATCGGTTCGTGATTAAATAGGCTGCGTAAAGAAGCAGTCGTGTCTTCGTCGGGTGTCGAGGACTTGCGATTTCGCGAGCGTATAAGCAAAACCCGGTTATATGAGTAGCGATAATTAGCGGAATTGCAGTCCGCGAAACGggtatgtatacatatgtaggGGCGAATCGGGTGCTACGTAAACGTAAAGTGcacgaggatagcgcatctttCGTTTCTATTAAAAATTCTTAGTCCATAACGCGAGAAGAAGGGTTAATCTACGAACTCTTGGAGCCTTTAGGATTTCTGCTCTGTTCGTAGAGTGAAATCTCGTAGTAGTCTTGGACTCGCGTAAAGTTTAGGGATCGCTTGGAACTTCATAGTAACGTTTAAGTCCGAATAAACATGCCGAGGAACGAGAAAGAGAACGCTGAATGGAAACGTCTCGAAATGTATACTTGGAGCAGCGGTGCACCTTTTCGAATAACGCTGAATGTAAATAGTATTCACGTAGTTAGGTATAGAATCGTTAGTGTTTTGCATAGAACGAAGAACGTTTTGTCCGGCGAGCATTGGGTGAATTATTGTACATAGCGAATGTTAGCCGGGTTGCACCGAGATAAAACAGAGAATTAATCTGCGATTATGTCAGTACCTTCgatccttttttcttttttttttttgtcaatgtATACCGAACTTGTATAGTATTTCCCTTGGCAATACTCAAGGACCATGGTACTTCGTCGCAAATCTGTTTATCgtcgcgaataatattttattgctaatattattatattattatattatatatatattatatattatgatTTCTATcatgattttatttaatttacgtcCAGTATTGTCTGAAACAGTAGTACTTAGATATTTTTATGGTCATCGATGATATCGAATCCCACATTTATACCTGCTATCGTTTACATCAATATTCACCAACAGCTACTCCATCTTGGTCGCTTGAACGCGCCCGAGAAACTTTATCACCCACTAGTACTATtgcaattattaatattatattattatttgataTCGTTATTGCTGCTCGATTAATAATTCTGGTTATTgactttattattaatatataaatatatatatagatatatacatagaaatatatgtatatcgtcGTTACTTCCTCGTCTGCAGAAACgacctcttcttttttttttctctctctctcttttcttTGTTGCGTGGAAAATCCAGCTGATTTCTTGGATTTCTTTTTTCTTGAATGATTAATTGCAAAGTGTGTGCGTATGTGTATGCGTGCGTGTGTATGCGCGAAGAAGCAACCGTGTCTCGCATGACTGTTCAATATACTGTGTATATCATATATTTTGGGAGACTTAAAAAATTTCGAGCAATCGTCGTCCGGATATCGATCCAGCTGTTAACCCGATCGTCGTAATGGATGCTAACCGTAATGAAACGCGGATACGCACTGTCTGTGTATGTAGAAATGGAAAAAgataataaaattgatattatATGTACGCAAGTGTTTCATCACGCGTGACGGAACATTGTAATTCATGGTCTGACTAGGATTCTGGGGTAGGTATAGGCTACTTAACACATATGAACCCCTAACGCTTTCCCTTTTTCCTCGATTCCTACATACACATTCAATTTCATGGGATTTAACCAAAAAAAGTAAAATCTAATAATCCCATATCGTGTGACAATTATAATTAGATTCTGCCCGATTCGATGGGATAAGTAGAAACGAACGTCAGGCTTCCTGCATAAATATATATTCCAACTTAATCTCTCACATTGATATACCTGCACGGTTAGGCGTATTAATATAATACAACGAAGTCATAGGATTCTTCCACTAGCGAGTATCCTCACGACGAAGCGAAAATTGGTCTttctcgacgatcgatccctaaCGGAAGCTGCGAGGCCGATGGAACGAGTACGTCGGTCGCGCGAACGATCGGTCGTCGATGCGTTCCGATGCGAGGCTGCAATGTCAAAATGATAAGAGACAGAGAGAGCTACACTGCTACGGTTAAACTACTACTCCAGGATGTGTTTTATCTGCAACAGAGAATGACGCCGTTGTGGTGACGATGGTAGTCCTCGGCGGGGGCGCGCGACGTAGCGTGTGTGGCACGGTGGGCAAAAATTACAGAATTTGGTCGTGTGTCGGGCGGCCTGCTCGACTCCCGACCCTCTCCggtgtgtgtgtttttttttatttggtcATCGTTGATCGTTGTACAGCTCGATAAACACGGGTAGGGAATCGCGGCGCCATCGTCAGGGCCACGACTCGAGCTCGATCAGCGATAATGCAACACATGTGTGTGTTTTTTTTGTTTACTCACTACTGATCACGGAGCTGAACGGCATGTATCTGGGCTTCGCGGCTACCTTCGACGCGTCTTTTCGACCCCCCGGTGATTTCTCCTCGTTGAGAAGACGTTTCACCTGGAAACACCCACTCGTTCGTAATTCATAATAGGAACGGATATCGGAGGGGCAAATATCGCGATATGGCTTAATTTCATTTTAATGGAACGATATTTCTATCAATATAGCCCAGATCAAAATCGAATTAACTACAACAATATGACGCGATTTCTAAGCTCGTGGAATTTACCTGTTCGTCGATAGCATTGAACTGCCATTTCCACGTGTGATTGTAGAGGAATGGCCGATGATCGAACCTATTGTCGTCGGGGCTGTAAGTCTCCGCGTGGCAGGACGGCGTCAGGATCGTCATTTTGTGGCGATTTATCGCGTAGCATCTATAAAAGTGTTTCACCTTGTCCGCCACCTGCGACGTAATTCAAAACGTTAACCCTTCCTCTACAGAGGGAGGTTACTTCGACAGCTATCGTCTTTACTTCTTTCGGAGAGGACTTGTCCCACATGTGGACGAGTCTGCAGAACATCGAGAAAGGTCCGTCGCAGTCCTGCTTCCTCAAACGACCGAACGTACCAAGCTCCTTGTACGTCATACCCATGTCAACTTCGTCCAACTGCGAGAGTTGCCCTCCTTGAAGAGGCTCCAGCTCCGCGGTCGGTGGCGCGTTCAAGATCCCATCCAAAGCGGTTAATCCGTGTTTCCTTCTGTTGCAAACCCCAACAGGAGCACACGAAACTATTCAAACTTCTTCAAACCAATGGAAGAGCTCACAAAGTTAACCCTCTGCACCCCCAATGTATCTTTCAAGCACATCCGAGTGCATTTTTACGTCTTCAAGCGCCTTCAAACCAAGTCTAAGAAACACCAGTACTCACCTGAAATAAGCGAGGAACGATTTCAAGTCGTTCTTGGCGATCCCGCCTATGGGGTTTATGTCCGCGCTGCTGCAATCGTATTTAGTGAAATATCCTCGAAGAGCTTCGTCGACGTTGCTGCTCCCCAGCACGAGAAGACCACCAGGTCGACCTCTGACCCACAGCATCAATTGAGCGAACAAGTAAGCGACCACCATCCTCAAACGTGCCTTCATTACGAACAGAATATTAGGAAATAACGTGATTATCATCCCTATTGTTACAGCTATGTATTTAAAGAGGAGTTATTAACTTGAATATTCTGCAACGCCAAATTCTCCCTGGGTGAGCCTCCCTGGACCTTGAACCTCGGTGTCAGCTTGGTGACTTGTTGGAAGATGGTCAGAATAGCAGAGACAGCCAAGTCGATCACTATGCTGTGATGATAGGAGCCAATCTGACTGGCCAACTCGGTTGCACGCGCCTTAGTCTCGCCAGATGAGTTTTCTGTACCCATGTAGCACGTGACAAGTATGGTGGAGCATAATTGTTTTGGGTCTGTAGGTACATATTCGCAGTCACCGACGATCTTCCTGATGTCTGACAGCACCTGGGCGTCTGTTCACAGACGTTTAGAAATATATTTACGATAGTCTTAGCTTAAGATTAGAGATTACAATGCTACGTACCCCCCTTGTTCACCGAGTCCACGATCATGTCACACATGGAGTACACAACGCACGCTGATGAAGCTGAGTCGATCCCACCGCTCAAAGGTAGGAAAAATCCACCCTGACAGGAACGCCTTCCCCACGAAACACGATATTTTACATTATAAACAACAAAAGCAAAAAGCTAATATATTAAAAAGATGTTTGGTGAACCTGAGATAGTCCCAGAGCCAGCAAGCAGGCGCCATGGAGATCTCCTCTTCTGGAGTATGATAGAGAAGCTTTCCAGTTGTATTTTCACTCTCGTAAGGGCCCAAATCGACGTCGATTGGACGATCAGGTGGCGTTGAAATCAAGTTCTCAGAAGTGAGGGAAAAGTCCACTTTGACACGAGGGTAACTGGGTGATCTAGCAGCCGCGTGAGATCGGGATCTGATGTTGTTTCTGTAGCTCCTATAAAAGAACTCGTCTGTCTACTCTACAGTCTACAAAGTGACATCGAAATAGCTTTACCAAACCATCTATTTCGATATCATCCTGAATATTGAAGATGTAATTAGTCTTCGAGCGAGTAGCTGACCTTATATTTTCGAGATCGAACGTGGCTACTACGACCTCCACGTCGTTTAGGGCAAACTGCTTGCCTCGGTTCAAGACCTGACCGTTTAGGGTGATGGAGGACCCTCCGTTGAAGTAGAGCCTAGAACCGTCGCAGCCTCGCAAATTGCTGAACATGTAACAACCCCCAGACTTGAACGTGGCTGATTTCACGAGATCCACGGTCACATAGCCCTTTCGAAGCTCGAAGTACGATCCACTGCCTTCAAGGAAACATTCGAAATATTAAAGGAGACACAATCGAACTCATCTCTAACGCTTGCAATGCTTATCAAGAGTATTACTAAATCCTGAGTTGGGAATATCAAGACACATACAAATTTCGAGTAGAAAATATGAAACTCAAAACGGGGGATCAACTCGATACCAAAGATTTCCAACGACCTCGAATAATTTGGTAAATTAagtcgagtaccatttgcaataattTCGACGCCATCGAAGCACATGGGGATGTGATTGCTCATGGGGTTCCAGAGTTCCTCGCAGATTTCAAAGCCCACGCAAGTGTCCCTGGTGGAGATGACAGCGTCGCCAAACGGCACCACAGTCTGCCCAGTTATCTGAGAGATCATTCTGGGCAGGAAGTAATCCTCCACAGTGCGTTCCTGCACAAACGATCCAAAGTAGCCCCAACAGTCGACGATATATTGGATTTCTTTTATCGTAACGAGAACCAAAAGCATGCAACGTTCCCTGATATTTAACGCTAAATTTGCTAGATTCGTCGAGTTAGAGATTGAATTTAGTTGACCTTGGTCCAGGCCGAGAACCACCTGGATTCTCTGTAATTGCCGTCCTCGCACAtctgcatttttggcctgatgaGTAGGACTCGTCTGTTCAGGAAGGCCACTCTACAATTGTAAGTGACGTTCTTGTGCATGACTGGCATACCAACGTCTATTAGCATGCCCTCGGCTATGGACGATTTCAGGATCGTCGCGAGAACTTCCCAGCTATGGAGCAAGGTGTCCGGCTCGTAGAAGTGGTCCTCGCAGCTGTACCCACTGCCAAACAACCAACGATTCACTTTAACTATTTTATTTCTTGTATCGTCTAGAAATAGTAGACATTTTCGAgccttgaaaattttttatcaaCCCCTTGGACTGTTCTGGATATTTAGGAAACATGTGAACCAATATTTAGCAAAGTATGGTAcaccaaataaaatttttattactgTACATTCATCGAAAAGGGCACATCAAGTGGTATATTTTGATAAAATAtcccaaataatttttattaagatactattaaaatttttctactcTAAAATAGCAGATGATGATTTCAATGTCCCCGTATCTCAGTACAAGATTCTATTGAACACATTGAgcaattcaaacaccaaaaacaaTAGTTAGATTGATCAGATTCTATTAAAATCGACTAGTTTACCAAATTTCCAACTCAGGACCGCTCCTATAAGTGGCACCTGCGTCCTTGGCTTCCTGAATGCTTTGTAGGATCCTCCTGGAATTCCCGTCGAAATCCATCGCCCATTGGTTCAAAGTGCACACAGCTACCGTCACCGTGCGACCCATCTTACGAATTTTCTCCTCCACGAACGTTTCGAGCAACGAGAACAACGAGACTGAGATCTATCTGCAACAGAATCAACCATTCCCAATATCAGTGGCGAACACAGGAATTATCAAATATGTTTTCCTTAATTCACTGCGGTCGTGCCCGAACCTATCGATTTGGGGAGCTCATTGATCGCCAGGAAGGATATTCAACCATATTCTGTCGACGAAACGCCAGGTTCTGTTCTCCAGCCCCGACGAACGTTGATTGATCAATAATTTTCAGAAGCAgagggaaagagaaagagaaacaGATGCAAATTGGTCGACTAGGTTCGTGCGACCATGCTAAAGAATGTCTGCGAGGACTCGGAGGAAACTGCGAATTCCTTCGAATTAGGCGCAGCCACGCAAAAGGACGATTGCTAATTTTTAATTGGGGGATTGGAATTCAAGAATTTTTCGTACCTTTAATATTTACTGATTTTAAGAATCGAAGCTCCGAAGCGATTTTAAGATTTGAGATTCACGATTTAAATCTGATTTTAAATGCTACGTTGCTcaggaattttttaaaataataataaactttGATTACTTTCATTACCAAACCCCTTCCCCTTTGATTCCCAACTTCAAAGCAATTTTTCCCCAAACGATACGAGGTATAATTTAGTGGGGATGCAATTTATGGGACCTCAGGGATTTAAAAAATGCAATGGATGAGAACCTTGCCTTTATTTCTACTCTAAAATAGCAGGGGGTTGTTTCAGTGTCTCGATATCTCGGCACAAAATGAAAACTGGAAATATTATTGATTCTATCGAGCACAGTGAGCAATTGAAGAACAGTAGTTAGATTGTATAAGGTACAATTTAGCGCAAAATGGCGAAAAGTATGATTGATTTTGCGTACGTCGTTTCCCCGAAgagctgtaccggaacagggtgCCTCGAAGCGAAGATCGATAAAGGAATTTCTCGTTTGTCGGGATACCGGCTTGGCACGTTACGTGGAGGTAGCACGACGAACCTCGAGGTACGAGAGGGCAACAAACAATCATGAAGCCAGTGGCTCCGCCCCCGTTTCACCGTTGTCAGGCAATCGACGAGGCAGCCTTCGCGGAATTCGTCTTCCTCGAGGGCAAAGTTCCTGCACGCAGTTCGCGCGGCGGATCTGACCCGGGTACAGTGATCGCGATCCATCAGATCACGCTTGTTTCTCTCACGATCTCGACGATATGATCCGTCGCTGGACCAAACGCGTCCTTCCTCCTAACGTCGAGCAACAGTCTTGCTCCCAATCAAAATAGAAATCCCAAGTTTCGTTTGgaaactatacagggtgagtcTAGCCATCTAAATCACGAAATTCAAGGAACCACGAGAATGAGGAGCAACGAGAAAGAGTTTCCAACTTCGGAGCAGAACGAAGACGACGCAGAAAATGACGAAGAAAATGATGATAAGGACAGATAACGAGAGATGACGGATTTCTTGACTGGAAGCAGGGTCCAAGAACTTCAAGCTATGCTGTTTCCGGTTCAACCGATCCCTGGTAATCGCGAGTCTAATCTTTATTCACTATTTAAAACGatcgataattaattaaaagtaTTTTCTTCAATATTGAACACCGTTGAGTCTCTTGATATTTCTCTATTTCTTTTTCCAAAGTTTGATGTTTAACTTGAGCACTTTGAATGTCTGATTTGTTTCTAGTGAGATATCTTGTACAATGTTTTTAGTATCTTCTAATAGTTTTTATTCGTCACAGGTGGGGCCCTGGCGAACATTCAGAGGTTCCAAGAGTTGCAGCTGTTGCAGCTAGGACGTTACGAGGTACAGCGACAGGAACCGGAACTTCCGTTGAAGGAGACCCTTCGAACCGTGTTGGACACACGCTGTATGATCGATGGAATCACTCAGGAAGCCGCGAGATGGCCCACGGAGTGTCAAGTACGAACAAAAATGaatgacaatttttaaaaatccatCAATAAAAAAGACCAAATATTCGTCGACATTTTTACGTGAAAAATTCCAGGTGCTGTCGGAGAGAGTGAGACACATAGATTACACGCCAACCATTCCGGAATCGTTCTACATGCCAACCGGAAGAGAACCAAGACCAAAGCCATTGGGGGACGATTTTGGAACAGTGGTCTTCCGCTACTATCCGACCAGTATCACCAATTACGTGAGTCAACTACGAATCGATGTCGTTACTGCAATCGCGAGCCCACC of Colletes latitarsis isolate SP2378_abdomen chromosome 3, iyColLati1, whole genome shotgun sequence contains these proteins:
- the Nadsyn gene encoding NAD synthetase, whose product is MGRTVTVAVCTLNQWAMDFDGNSRRILQSIQEAKDAGATYRSGPELEICGYSCEDHFYEPDTLLHSWEVLATILKSSIAEGMLIDVGMPVMHKNVTYNCRVAFLNRRVLLIRPKMQMCEDGNYRESRWFSAWTKERTVEDYFLPRMISQITGQTVVPFGDAVISTRDTCVGFEICEELWNPMSNHIPMCFDGVEIIANGSGSYFELRKGYVTVDLVKSATFKSGGCYMFSNLRGCDGSRLYFNGGSSITLNGQVLNRGKQFALNDVEVVVATFDLENIRSYRNNIRSRSHAAARSPSYPRVKVDFSLTSENLISTPPDRPIDVDLGPYESENTTGKLLYHTPEEEISMAPACWLWDYLRRSCQGGFFLPLSGGIDSASSACVVYSMCDMIVDSVNKGDAQVLSDIRKIVGDCEYVPTDPKQLCSTILVTCYMGTENSSGETKARATELASQIGSYHHSIVIDLAVSAILTIFQQVTKLTPRFKVQGGSPRENLALQNIQARLRMVVAYLFAQLMLWVRGRPGGLLVLGSSNVDEALRGYFTKYDCSSADINPIGGIAKNDLKSFLAYFRRKHGLTALDGILNAPPTAELEPLQGGQLSQLDEVDMGMTYKELGTFGRLRKQDCDGPFSMFCRLVHMWDKSSPKEVADKVKHFYRCYAINRHKMTILTPSCHAETYSPDDNRFDHRPFLYNHTWKWQFNAIDEQVKRLLNEEKSPGGRKDASKVAAKPRYMPFSSVISNKTHPGVVV